A genomic stretch from Flavobacterium nitratireducens includes:
- a CDS encoding DUF1569 domain-containing protein, which translates to MIKNIFEKAVSDEIINRIELLTSSSSPQWGKMNVDQMLAHCNVAYRYAFHPEEFKKPNAFKKFLLKTIIKGFITNDKPYSKNGPTAPDFVITATKDFEKEKQILLDYINKTQQLGTNHFEGLENISFGRMTANEWSNLFYKHLDHHLKQFGV; encoded by the coding sequence ATGATAAAAAATATTTTTGAAAAAGCCGTATCTGATGAAATCATCAATAGGATTGAACTACTTACCTCTTCTTCTTCTCCTCAATGGGGTAAAATGAATGTGGATCAGATGCTAGCACATTGTAATGTGGCTTACCGTTATGCTTTTCATCCTGAAGAGTTTAAAAAACCAAATGCATTCAAGAAATTTTTGCTCAAAACAATTATAAAGGGTTTTATTACCAATGACAAACCTTATTCTAAAAATGGCCCTACCGCTCCTGATTTTGTTATAACAGCTACTAAAGATTTTGAAAAAGAAAAGCAAATATTGCTTGACTATATCAATAAAACGCAACAATTAGGTACTAATCATTTTGAAGGCTTGGAAAACATTTCCTTTGGAAGAATGACTGCTAACGAATGGAGTAATTTATTTTACAAACATCTGGATCATCATTTAAAGCAATTTGGGGTGTAA
- a CDS encoding bleomycin resistance protein: MLTTINPKLPMRDKSLTKAFYINQLGFTEIADYGDYLILQKDQIEIHFFEFKALNPKENYGQVYIRTNAIENLYDYFLDNKIHMHPNAPLQTKPWGQKEFALLDPDNNLLTFGESV, translated from the coding sequence ATGCTCACAACCATCAACCCTAAATTACCCATGAGAGATAAAAGCCTCACAAAAGCTTTTTATATTAACCAATTGGGTTTTACAGAAATTGCAGATTATGGGGATTATTTAATACTTCAAAAAGACCAAATAGAAATTCATTTTTTTGAATTCAAAGCATTAAATCCTAAAGAAAATTACGGTCAAGTCTATATTCGTACTAATGCTATAGAAAATCTATACGATTACTTTTTAGATAACAAAATACACATGCACCCTAATGCTCCTTTACAAACTAAACCTTGGGGACAAAAAGAGTTTGCCCTACTCGATCCTGATAATAATTTATTGACTTTTGGTGAAAGTGTTTAA
- a CDS encoding nitroreductase family protein, whose product MNILELIQKRYTAKHYQSDKAIPQDKIEELKEILRLTPSSINIQPWKFTFVQNPEMKSKLASVSMHNTEKINQAHLLVVFSVADDLDAFQKIVDEELPAARRDWYNQIKAKTPEADLKTWLAKQVYIALGVGLTASIALGLDSTAMEGIESDKYRDILDMKVYKPLFAMAVGYGAEDDFNRIEVTPKSRRAIESVIESI is encoded by the coding sequence ATGAATATTTTAGAATTAATTCAAAAAAGATATACTGCCAAACATTACCAGTCAGACAAAGCGATTCCACAAGATAAAATAGAAGAATTAAAAGAAATTTTACGTCTTACACCTTCTTCAATTAATATCCAGCCTTGGAAATTTACTTTTGTACAAAATCCGGAAATGAAGTCGAAATTAGCTTCAGTTTCGATGCACAATACGGAGAAAATTAATCAGGCACATTTACTGGTAGTTTTTAGCGTAGCCGACGATTTGGATGCATTCCAAAAAATTGTAGATGAAGAATTACCAGCTGCCAGAAGAGATTGGTACAACCAAATCAAAGCCAAAACACCAGAAGCCGATTTAAAGACATGGTTAGCCAAACAAGTGTATATTGCCTTAGGAGTTGGATTAACCGCCAGTATTGCGCTAGGATTGGATTCTACCGCTATGGAAGGAATCGAATCCGATAAATACAGAGACATACTGGACATGAAAGTATATAAACCGCTTTTTGCTATGGCCGTGGGTTATGGAGCTGAAGATGATTTTAATCGTATTGAAGTCACTCCAAAATCAAGAAGAGCTATAGAAAGTGTAATTGAATCCATTTAA
- the tsaE gene encoding tRNA (adenosine(37)-N6)-threonylcarbamoyltransferase complex ATPase subunit type 1 TsaE — MEITFALEEINNVAVQVVAAQPKKVILFNGEMGAGKTTFIKQLCKTLGVTDATSSPTFSLVNEYEAANNQLVYHFDFYRLKKETEALDMGVDDYLYSGNWCFIEWAENIANLIPENHSSITIEVLPDGKRLLKLV, encoded by the coding sequence ATGGAAATCACTTTTGCTTTAGAAGAAATAAACAATGTAGCCGTCCAAGTTGTGGCAGCGCAACCCAAAAAAGTAATTCTGTTTAATGGTGAAATGGGTGCAGGTAAGACAACCTTTATCAAACAATTGTGCAAAACATTAGGTGTTACTGATGCTACTTCTAGTCCTACTTTTTCATTAGTTAATGAATATGAAGCCGCTAATAATCAACTAGTTTATCATTTTGATTTTTACCGTCTTAAAAAAGAAACTGAAGCGCTGGACATGGGTGTAGATGATTATTTATATTCTGGAAATTGGTGTTTTATAGAATGGGCAGAAAACATAGCTAATTTAATCCCAGAAAATCATTCCAGCATAACTATAGAGGTGCTTCCTGACGGGAAAAGACTTTTAAAACTAGTTTAA
- a CDS encoding DUF4258 domain-containing protein produces MKFVQRFAYYLVGLVIGCFFVALVYSGKDTRCNYFPNARVLNDIRNKPFEYSETASKILAETWIDTTDIKNTLEFGDVNFDKSDTDFGKKSKIYVIEGKTTKDVEIILTIQNEEHKATLMNIIKK; encoded by the coding sequence ATGAAATTTGTACAACGTTTTGCCTACTATTTAGTGGGGTTAGTTATAGGTTGCTTTTTTGTTGCTCTTGTTTATAGTGGAAAAGATACCCGATGCAATTATTTTCCAAATGCCAGAGTATTAAATGATATCCGAAACAAACCTTTTGAATATTCTGAAACAGCCTCAAAAATATTAGCTGAAACTTGGATTGACACAACCGATATTAAAAACACTTTAGAATTTGGTGATGTTAACTTTGACAAAAGCGATACTGATTTTGGTAAAAAATCAAAAATATATGTAATTGAAGGTAAAACTACAAAAGATGTCGAAATCATTTTAACAATACAAAATGAAGAACACAAAGCAACTTTAATGAATATTATCAAGAAGTAA
- the ung gene encoding uracil-DNA glycosylase — MQLNLSPEWQSILSEELQKPYFNDLLQEIEKEYNEFTCFPPKDLIFSAFNYCDFSNLKLVIIGQDPYHGEGEANGLCFSVNNGVKIPPSLRNIYREINDDLDHIMMPTSGNLNHWAKQGVLLLNASLTVRKDKPNSHKHLKWNLFTDVVIQKISDEKENIVFLLWGTFAQKKGSKIDRSKHLVLDSGHPSPMSANQGKWFGNKHFSQANDYLKSKNKAEINWV, encoded by the coding sequence ATGCAACTCAACTTATCTCCCGAATGGCAATCGATTTTATCCGAAGAACTTCAAAAGCCCTATTTTAATGATTTATTGCAAGAAATAGAAAAGGAGTATAATGAATTCACTTGTTTTCCGCCCAAGGATTTGATTTTCTCGGCTTTTAATTATTGTGATTTTTCCAATTTAAAATTGGTAATCATTGGTCAGGATCCTTATCACGGGGAAGGAGAGGCGAATGGTTTGTGCTTTTCGGTGAATAATGGAGTTAAAATTCCACCATCATTGCGAAATATTTACAGAGAAATCAATGATGATTTAGATCATATTATGATGCCTACCTCAGGAAATTTAAATCATTGGGCTAAACAAGGAGTTTTGTTGCTAAATGCATCGCTTACCGTGAGAAAAGACAAACCGAACAGCCATAAGCATTTAAAATGGAATCTGTTTACAGATGTGGTGATTCAGAAAATTTCGGATGAAAAAGAAAATATTGTCTTTTTACTTTGGGGTACTTTTGCACAAAAAAAAGGAAGCAAAATTGACCGTAGTAAACATTTAGTTTTGGATTCTGGACATCCATCACCTATGAGTGCTAATCAGGGAAAATGGTTTGGTAATAAACATTTTAGTCAGGCAAATGACTATTTGAAATCAAAAAATAAAGCTGAAATCAATTGGGTTTAA
- a CDS encoding endonuclease MutS2, with amino-acid sequence MISITEKTLQDLQFPTILETISEICNTEIGKEKALQITPFRDKESLMQALKQTSEYVSSFQNNNAIPNHGFDAITYELKFLAIEDSFLEVGSFRKIATLSTTVNFMLNFLKKFDDYYPNINARASRVEYTKEIVSLIDVVVDKYGEIKDNASPTLLDIRRNMNMVRGKVNQSFGIALQQYNGLGYLDDIKESFVQNRRVLAVLSMYRRKVRGTILGSSKTGSIAYIEPEMTLKYSRELSNLEYEEKEEITRILKQLSNSIRPFLPLLKEYQDFLSDIDVIAAKAKYANKINGLLPTITEERRLYFREAYHPILYLTNKQKKEVTYPQTIELKQENRIIVISGPNAGGKTISLKTVGLLQLMLQSGMLIPVHERSETFLFDRILTDIGDNQSIENHLSTYSYRLKNMNYFLRKCNSRTMFLIDEFGTGSDPELGGALAEIFLEEFYHREAFGIITTHYANLKILANELPFATNANMMFDEKSLEPMYKLALGQAGSSFTFEVAQKNGIPFGLINRAKKKIEVGKVRFDKTIANLQKERSKLEKTSQILKEEEIRAREEGKKMESINTKIKQKLESYQELYDSNQKAIYIGQKIDDLAERYFNNKNKKELIGEFLKIVEIENSKRKKATPRESKAIEAKKKEIIEEVKVQVEEIRKEKKEKKLKPVIEKPKPILKVGDRVRMLDGKAVGSIDKIEKNKAVVNYGLFTSKVNLEELDLVEAVKK; translated from the coding sequence ATGATATCCATCACCGAAAAAACATTACAAGATTTACAATTTCCAACCATTCTCGAAACTATTTCCGAGATATGTAATACCGAAATTGGTAAAGAAAAAGCATTACAAATTACTCCTTTCAGAGACAAGGAAAGTTTAATGCAGGCTTTAAAGCAAACCTCTGAATATGTTTCTTCTTTTCAAAATAATAATGCGATACCTAATCACGGTTTTGATGCGATAACGTATGAATTAAAATTCCTGGCCATTGAAGATAGTTTTCTGGAAGTAGGAAGTTTTAGAAAAATAGCTACGCTTTCGACCACGGTGAATTTCATGTTGAATTTCCTGAAAAAATTTGATGATTATTATCCAAATATCAATGCGAGAGCTTCAAGAGTGGAGTATACCAAAGAAATTGTGAGCCTGATTGATGTTGTTGTAGATAAATATGGCGAAATAAAAGACAATGCCTCTCCTACTTTATTAGATATTCGAAGAAATATGAATATGGTTCGTGGTAAGGTAAATCAGAGTTTTGGTATTGCTTTGCAACAATATAATGGATTAGGTTATCTGGACGATATCAAAGAAAGTTTTGTTCAAAATCGACGCGTTTTGGCTGTTCTTTCTATGTACCGAAGAAAAGTAAGAGGAACCATTTTAGGAAGTTCTAAAACAGGTAGTATTGCCTATATAGAACCCGAAATGACCTTAAAATATTCTCGTGAATTAAGCAATTTAGAATACGAGGAAAAAGAGGAAATTACTCGAATTTTAAAGCAATTATCAAATTCTATTCGTCCTTTTTTACCTTTATTAAAAGAATACCAGGACTTTTTAAGCGATATTGATGTAATTGCAGCTAAAGCAAAATATGCTAATAAAATCAACGGACTTTTACCTACTATAACAGAAGAACGTCGTTTGTATTTTAGAGAGGCCTACCATCCTATTTTGTATTTGACAAACAAACAAAAAAAGGAAGTTACCTATCCGCAAACCATCGAATTAAAGCAGGAAAACCGAATTATTGTTATTTCGGGACCAAATGCCGGTGGAAAAACAATCTCCTTAAAAACCGTGGGTTTATTACAATTGATGTTACAATCCGGAATGCTGATTCCAGTCCACGAACGTTCAGAAACCTTTTTATTCGACCGAATCTTAACAGATATTGGAGATAATCAATCTATTGAAAATCATCTAAGTACCTATAGTTACCGATTAAAGAACATGAACTACTTCCTAAGGAAGTGTAACAGTAGAACCATGTTTTTGATTGACGAATTTGGTACTGGTTCTGATCCCGAATTAGGCGGTGCTTTGGCGGAGATTTTCTTGGAAGAATTCTATCATCGTGAAGCTTTTGGTATCATTACAACGCATTATGCCAATTTGAAAATATTAGCAAATGAATTGCCTTTTGCCACTAATGCCAACATGATGTTTGATGAAAAATCTTTAGAACCCATGTACAAATTGGCTTTAGGTCAGGCGGGTAGTTCCTTTACTTTTGAGGTAGCGCAGAAAAACGGAATCCCGTTTGGACTCATCAATCGTGCAAAAAAGAAAATTGAAGTGGGGAAAGTACGATTTGATAAAACTATTGCCAATTTGCAAAAAGAGCGCTCAAAACTTGAAAAAACCTCACAAATTCTAAAAGAAGAAGAAATTCGTGCTCGTGAGGAAGGTAAAAAAATGGAATCCATCAATACCAAAATAAAGCAAAAACTGGAAAGCTATCAGGAATTATACGATAGCAATCAGAAAGCCATTTATATTGGACAAAAGATAGATGATTTGGCCGAACGCTATTTTAATAATAAGAATAAAAAAGAATTGATTGGCGAATTTTTAAAAATTGTAGAAATTGAAAATTCGAAGCGTAAAAAAGCTACTCCTAGGGAATCTAAAGCTATTGAGGCTAAGAAAAAAGAAATTATCGAGGAAGTAAAAGTTCAAGTTGAAGAGATCAGAAAAGAAAAGAAAGAGAAAAAACTAAAACCTGTTATTGAAAAACCAAAACCTATTTTAAAAGTGGGCGATCGCGTGCGTATGCTGGACGGAAAAGCCGTGGGAAGTATTGATAAAATTGAAAAAAACAAAGCTGTTGTTAATTATGGCTTATTTACTTCTAAGGTGAATTTGGAGGAATTGGATTTGGTGGAAGCAGTTAAAAAGTAG
- a CDS encoding thiol-disulfide oxidoreductase DCC family protein encodes MQNLPKNKKIILFDGVCNLCNSAVQYIIARDKKDVFRFVALQSELGQEICIYIGIDTKKVDSIILYEPGIAYYLKSEAALKIATEFNSVYSLLSLFKIFPQNSRDAIYDYIAKNRYKWYGKKENCMIPTPELKAKFL; translated from the coding sequence ATGCAAAACCTACCTAAAAACAAAAAAATAATCCTTTTTGACGGCGTCTGTAATCTGTGTAATTCGGCGGTGCAATACATCATTGCAAGAGACAAAAAAGATGTATTTCGATTTGTGGCTTTACAATCTGAATTAGGTCAGGAAATTTGCATTTATATTGGAATAGATACAAAGAAAGTAGATAGTATTATTTTGTACGAACCTGGTATAGCTTATTATTTAAAATCGGAAGCTGCTTTAAAAATTGCAACCGAATTTAATTCGGTATATTCACTTTTATCTCTGTTTAAAATTTTTCCTCAAAATAGCCGTGATGCTATTTACGATTACATTGCTAAAAATCGTTATAAATGGTATGGCAAGAAGGAAAACTGTATGATTCCAACACCTGAATTGAAAGCGAAATTTCTATAA
- a CDS encoding proline dehydrogenase family protein, whose product MKKIFKNTEIAFALKSDTELDRAYFLFKMISSQPLVRIGTAVTNFALKVHLPVEKLIRASVFDHFCGGVNEEDCLSVVDKMYTKGVSSVLDYSVEGKEEEDQFEAALKMTLRTIDFAQERQAIPFAVFKPTGIGRIDLYEKVGAKIELTADEKAEWERVVARFDQICSEAHKKDVALLIDAEESWMQDAADDLVANMMRKYNKEKAIVYNTLQMYRWDRLDYLKKLHEEAKQEGFHIGMKIVRGAYMEKENDRAVEKGYKSPICPSKEATDINYDAAIVYMMEHINEMAIFAGTHNEESTYYLMQLMEEKGISVDDSRIFFGQLYGMSDNISYNLAYNGFNVAKYLPFGPVKDVMPYLIRRAEENTSVAGQTSRELKMLKKERKRRKNA is encoded by the coding sequence ATGAAAAAAATATTTAAAAATACAGAAATTGCTTTTGCTTTAAAGAGTGATACCGAATTAGACAGAGCCTATTTTCTTTTCAAGATGATATCCAGTCAGCCATTAGTGCGCATTGGGACTGCGGTTACTAATTTTGCTCTGAAAGTACACCTTCCAGTTGAAAAATTAATTCGAGCCAGCGTTTTTGATCATTTTTGTGGTGGTGTTAATGAAGAGGATTGTCTTTCAGTAGTAGACAAAATGTACACAAAAGGAGTTTCTTCAGTATTAGATTATTCTGTAGAAGGAAAAGAGGAAGAAGATCAGTTTGAAGCCGCTCTAAAAATGACTTTGCGAACTATTGATTTTGCTCAAGAACGTCAGGCTATTCCTTTTGCAGTTTTTAAACCTACTGGGATTGGGAGAATAGATTTGTATGAAAAAGTAGGAGCTAAGATAGAACTCACTGCTGACGAAAAAGCCGAATGGGAACGAGTGGTTGCTCGTTTTGATCAAATTTGCAGTGAAGCTCATAAAAAAGATGTAGCTTTATTGATTGATGCTGAAGAAAGTTGGATGCAGGATGCAGCTGATGATTTGGTTGCTAATATGATGCGTAAATACAATAAAGAAAAAGCAATTGTTTACAATACGCTTCAAATGTATCGTTGGGATCGATTGGATTATTTGAAAAAATTGCATGAAGAGGCTAAACAAGAAGGATTCCATATTGGGATGAAAATTGTTCGTGGTGCTTACATGGAAAAAGAAAATGACCGAGCTGTCGAAAAAGGATACAAATCACCAATTTGTCCTTCCAAAGAAGCTACAGATATTAATTATGATGCTGCAATTGTTTATATGATGGAGCATATTAATGAAATGGCCATTTTTGCAGGAACACATAATGAAGAAAGTACGTATTATTTAATGCAATTAATGGAGGAAAAAGGTATCAGTGTAGATGATTCAAGGATCTTTTTTGGTCAATTGTATGGTATGAGTGATAATATTAGTTATAATTTGGCCTATAACGGTTTTAATGTTGCTAAATATTTGCCTTTTGGTCCTGTAAAAGATGTGATGCCTTATTTGATTAGACGAGCTGAAGAAAATACTTCTGTTGCAGGTCAAACAAGTCGTGAATTGAAAATGCTGAAAAAAGAACGTAAGAGAAGAAAGAACGCTTAA
- the aroB gene encoding 3-dehydroquinate synthase codes for MQTIQANNYPVHFNEKAYEALNKHLSENKYSSIFIIVDSNTNEYCLPKLLPNIETDLNVEIIEFEAGEENKNIETCIEIWKVLTELGGDRKSLVLNLGGGVVTDLGGFVACTFKRGVDFINIPTTLLSMVDASVGGKNGVDLGNLKNQIGIINVPSMVLIDTQFLETVPQNEMRSGLAEMLKHGLIYDKKYWEEFLDITTIDFNTLDELIHKSVVIKNEIVMQDPTEKNIRKALNFGHTLGHAIEGYFLINPDKTTLLHGEAIAAGMIMESYISLHKGLISEQEYIQIKTVLKSIYEDIVFEEADIEPILELLKHDKKNEYGSIQFALIDGIGKIIINQEVENELILKAFEDYKF; via the coding sequence ATGCAAACAATTCAAGCCAACAACTACCCTGTCCATTTTAATGAAAAAGCATACGAGGCTTTAAATAAACATCTTTCTGAAAATAAATACTCTTCTATATTTATCATCGTTGACAGCAATACCAATGAATATTGTTTACCGAAACTACTTCCTAATATTGAAACCGATTTAAATGTAGAAATTATTGAATTTGAAGCAGGTGAAGAAAATAAAAACATTGAAACCTGTATTGAAATCTGGAAAGTACTCACAGAACTTGGAGGTGATCGTAAAAGTTTAGTATTAAATTTGGGAGGTGGTGTTGTAACCGACCTTGGCGGATTTGTTGCTTGTACGTTTAAAAGAGGGGTCGATTTTATCAATATTCCTACTACTTTGCTATCTATGGTCGATGCTTCAGTGGGCGGAAAAAACGGTGTAGATTTGGGTAATTTGAAAAACCAAATTGGGATTATTAATGTTCCTAGTATGGTTTTAATTGATACCCAATTTTTAGAAACAGTACCACAAAACGAAATGCGTTCCGGACTTGCTGAAATGTTAAAACACGGTTTAATTTACGATAAAAAATACTGGGAGGAATTTTTAGACATTACAACAATTGATTTTAACACATTGGATGAATTAATTCATAAATCTGTTGTAATCAAAAATGAAATTGTAATGCAAGATCCAACCGAAAAAAATATTCGAAAAGCATTGAATTTTGGTCATACATTGGGACATGCAATTGAAGGGTATTTTTTAATCAATCCGGACAAAACCACATTACTTCACGGAGAAGCTATCGCTGCTGGAATGATTATGGAAAGCTATATCTCCTTACACAAAGGACTTATTTCTGAACAAGAATATATCCAGATTAAAACCGTTTTAAAATCTATTTACGAAGATATTGTTTTTGAAGAAGCAGATATCGAACCTATTCTTGAATTACTTAAGCACGATAAAAAGAATGAGTACGGAAGTATCCAATTTGCTTTAATCGATGGTATTGGTAAGATTATTATTAACCAAGAAGTTGAGAACGAATTGATACTTAAAGCCTTTGAAGATTACAAATTTTAA